The genome window AAAAACACCCATAATGTATTAACTTTTAGTAGATGTACGTGAGCacaaaataacaaatgaatATGACTACcatgcctgtagcaccatcgCGGACGTTTATGACAATATCAACGTTATCCTTAGCAGACATGTCAGCACCAAAACAATCTAGTAATGTTAACGATTAGTGGTGTTTACAGAAGCTATACACGATTACATTGCTACATGTTGAAAAAAATATAACAGTCAAATGTAGCTTAATATATAATTGTTTAATTAAACGCTAGAATGTTGTGCGAAACATTGAGCCAAACAAGCAAATGCTAAATTACTTAAACATTGTGACGAATGGCGTTCTTCGTTCGTGGTTGCCAAAGTACTAAACGGGAGACATGTGTATTCAAACATAaggaacaaataaaaacacctgCGTCTTCAGTAGTaacgttagcaagtagctagcTTGCAAATCTGACCAGCTAACGTTGACTTCCCAGTAAAGCTACAAGTTCTGTTCAAAACAATCTGCAAACACGGGCCAGAAGGGGTCAACGTATACATTATTATGAAGCTAACATTAGGGGTAAACGTTGCTTTAACAATGTCAGTCAGCTCCAAGGATGTAGGTATTTACATATAACTTCAATAACATCTAGATGTGTTGCAATTATCCAGCCGTACAAAGCTAACGACGCTTGTTCAAGCTAATGTAACTTGCAAGTTGGCTAAGTAATGTTGACAATATCGTCTTTGTTTTGAGGTTAACATTTAAGAAATGTATACGGTTTATATTGTGAAAACAGGACATGTTAACGCAAAATAACTGAATTATAATTACGCTAAAGCTTAAGGTACGGTCATAAAAACACTTTGTCTGAGCCGCTTTACCGATGTTAGCTTTTACGTTAGTTAGCCATGTCACGATAGGCCGTCTAGTGTAGCTAACGGTTAGCAGCTAGCCTCTAAATGATACACCAAGATCACAAACTCCCAAAGTGGTGCAAAAGTGTTGCTATTATTAATGAGCGTGGAATACAAGGGTGACTTTCAGAGGTTGATTCTCCAACCGGGGCAGGGTCCTCACCTCTTTGGGTACGAACTGGTTCTCCTCGCTAGGCACCATTTCCATTTGTACGACAGTTTAGACAAGCATCTATCCGGACAAGGATGTCAGCGAAAAAACTTTGCAGCGGTAAACACAAACATGTTTTGTGTCCGGTCTGTTGTAAGTTAGGATGCTTGGACAACAAAATTAAACTTGCCCAAACTTGTAGGCTTATCAAAGTGATCGCAACACTCTCGGTTACACCAACCAAGCACGAAGTGTCCTGCTATACATGGAGAAAAATGGCCGGTGTTTTACTCCGCGAGACTTCACTCAGGAGCGAGCTTTAGCGTCACATTCCAGCCAGACAAGCGTGTGTGATGTGTGCGCAggatgacgtgtgtgtgtgtgtgtgtgtgtgtgtgtttaattgtTTCTAAAAGGGTACAAATGCCAGAAACACGCATAAACACTTGGTTAATGGGTAAGCTTGTATGAGAGAGTGCAGGGCAGCTGTGGGTTGGTTAGGGAATGCTTTCAATTTAACAATCGAGGCTGCTTCAATAGATTACAGCCATTAGGCCTACAATATATTAAATTGAGTAAAGTGCACAATATGTTTTCATGATCAGAATCTCACTTGGATGAGCACCTAAAACTATTCCATTCATAACGTACTACACATAGGcctatcatttattttatttaaatgaatttgTGAATGATGACACTGTCACATTTATCATCTGCACCATAATAATGTTGGATGTAAATAACCTGCAGATGGCATGAAATAAAACTGACATTCGATGTAACAAATGCTACTAAATGCATGGCGCAAAACATAAATACGTGACATTTAGGGGAGGGGTACAAAGTGAGACGCACATTAACACATTATATATTTTTGCATACAATGCAATGGATTTTCGGGCAGTGAGGCAGCTAAATCTATTTTTCACATTCAAACCGTGCAGCAAAAAAGGTCAAGGTTTGATAACAGTCCCTTTCTGTATGCTTGCATGTTCTTTCAATGTTTGTTCAAGTTTATTTTTGGTGCTTCCTACCACATTCCAAAAAGTAGTTAGATGAATTGACTTTAACGTTCGTATATAAAAACACACTCATAGTGATACAGTAATCAATAGTCATTTCAAAAGTGCATTAAAAGAGTCTCAACCTTCAGTTTTATCAGAGCTTCATTATGCAGCTCAGACCTCATATTGTAGTTACATTAATAACCATACAGGGGACTTTAATGTCAACCACTGCCTTTGAAATACATAAGCAGTATCGGTTAGATTTGTTAGTTATTATTTtttcatttctttatttttgttatgTAGCCCACTCTTCAATTCTTCCAGCCTGTGTTTTATAAACCTTCATAACTTCTGTGTATGAAAGAGGTTTTATGCAGTTTTATTTCCCTTCCTCTGCCCTTTTAAACGGTAATGTAAAGCACCTTGACTCCCCTCAGTGGATGGTATATGTTTATTAAAAGACTTTGCCTTGCCACATGCTGCCCCGTTAGTTATTAAATCTGATAGCAGATTACAACAAGTATCCCTTACACATTATACATCTCAACTTTATCTCTGATTATTAGTCCCACCATTTAGTTTTAAAAGTTTTTTTGGGCTGTTTTAATTTCATAGTAAGGCTCTCGAGAACAACAACAACCCAACATCAGCAGTAGAAATGTTATCTGAAGAACTCACTGGTGTGTTTATATAATAATGTTAGGTGCACTGATGCTAAATAATTGAGACTTAATAAAGAAACGTTACCAGTCATTTGAAAAGAAAACCAACAAAGTTtatgttcttgtttatttctataCAACCCTATCCCGAACGTCTTACATCTCATGCTGTTCAGTTTTCACCCGAGGATTTCACGTTTAACCTGATTATCTAATGAATAAAGTTACTGTAGGTTAACTTTCATAAAACAAGTTATGTTTCAATTATGAATAAGCACAGACTTGACAACACATCCTTATTTAGTGACCTGAATAAATGATCATCAAGTTGTCAACAACCACTCTGTTTCATTTAGGGAATGACATATTCACAGATGTAATTTTTGAGGCTGCGACACACCTCATCAGACCACTTTCCTTGTGCAGCCACTGAAAGAGCAACACAGCTCTCCCTCTTCGTTCCTGTGGGCTGCTTCTTGGAGCGGTCCCAGTTCAAGTAGCTGACTGGTAGACTGTTGACATCAACATACTGGCCTTCTTTCACTATGTCTGCCACACCGATCCAGAAGTCCTTGGATCCAGGGGCGCTCCTCTTTGCATAATCTCTAAGTTCATTGTTTTCCATCAAGTCCCGTGGCGTTGCAAGCGTTCCTCCTTGTGCAATGCAGTcttcatttgcatcatggtAATGTTTGGGTTCCTCAACCGTGAGATAACACTTATTGTAAGCTTTAATCCCCCGGAGACAGACTGAAAACACAGTATCGCTTCATGAGTGAATTGTATTGTAAATAATGTACATATATGTTTTGTAACCCCCTGTTTTCCTCCagaaaataaatagaaatataATATCATAAACAGCAATGTATGAGTTTATACAATTtagctttgtttgttttttctagcATCAACTTGGCCGCCCCACTTCAGCACTGATCTAATGAGGGCTGCTGTCCTCTGCTGGACACTCAGCACACTAAGAAGTTCAAAATCAATTTATTTTAGAAACCAAATATATCTTTGCAAAGTCCACACTCTTGCATTTCAGCGCATTAGCCTGAATTCACAAGTAAAAGTGAAGAAAAGCACCAAAACATACCTAAAACACAAATCAAATAATTAGCCAACCATCGCATGCTTTACTTCTCATTCAATAAACATACTAAATAGTGCAGTGATGCTTTTGCAATTGATCTATTACTGTAACCCCCTCTGTCTTTAATCTTCCTTCCATTAGGGCAATACCTGTCTGCAACGCCTGTATTTCCTTCAGTAAATTCACCTCCTGCCACAACCTCTCCAGCTGGGACTTAACATCATCTTCTTCAGCAGCTGTATCTCGACAAAGAGGCAAgaaaaaaaaggtcaaatgaACATCAATATCAAGAACATTGTTAATGAACTATGTGAGTAATTATACCTCCGGACTGACGGGGCGATACAGCTTTCCTGGTGCGAGATGGGCGACTGGAGCTGAAATGAATCAAAGAAAGGCAAAGAACGAGGAGAACAAGGATGGCCAGACGTGccatatctgagacctgtggaTCCTACAGTGACAGGACACAGTTGCACACCTTGTACTTCTCCGAAAGGAACCAAAAACACTGCAGGCAGCTCGATATATACTGGCCCTTCTGTATGCCTTGCTGGGTATGCTCCCTGTATTGGATCTAACTCTGTTTTAGTCCAAACATCAGGAGGAGGTGAGAGGGGTATAAGGGTGGAGTGGCAAATAATGATTTACTTGTGTCTAGCATTTGATAAATATTTACTTGGAACAAAGTGCACCAACAAACTGGGAATGCACTGACTACTTCTCCATTACAGAGTGTTAAAGACATGCTAAGACACTTTTTTCTACAAAGAATATTCCACCTCATTATCACCTATATATATATTCGTGGTCTTCATCTACTGCAAGAAGTATCATTTACAACCTCCAGTATATGAAAACAAATAACCAGGTACATTTTGCAGCTAAATATGGACTATACATATTTGTTCAATCACACAGACTTGCAGTTATGTAATGATTCCATATAAAGCTTCTATTAAACCAGAGGAAGTCCAGCTGGGGTGCAGGCAAAGCTATTTTTAGGGTGAGATGTTGTATACAAATGGGAGGGGGAGCTAAATAAGGAAAACCCTTGGGCATACAGGCTCAGTATAGCAGTACAACTATCAAATGTAATCTTCAAATGTTGCACTCTCCaaattatacatttaaaatgagGCCTCCTCCAAGTGACAAATGTATCAACAGTATTCTTAGTATAATAGAAAAGCAGTTATAAGACCCTAACTTAGAGAAGAGGCACAGTTCTTGCTTAGTTTGCACACAGTGTTCAGAATATTTGCCAACAGTACATGCATTGACTCTGGCTATACACCTGGAAACATAATTGAAAAGGTCAACAGTGCAGTACTGTTGGAACAAATAATGCATTAGATGGCAGCTTTTCTCTTTTGGGGcacatattttaaaaaaggcctgACTTTGTTGCCAAACTGAGGGACTGTGCAGAATACATGCAGTATAATGAGATACCCTGGTGATACCATGCTTATGTAGACCGAAAAACATTTTAACATCCCAATGTTATCACGGAGTTCGATTATTATTTTAATCCAGGTAaacgcaaatgttccacataacaTACCATTGGTGTAATAcctcaataaaataaaaataaattaactgAGAGAAATCAGAATACTTGCAGATACATTTATTCAAGTAAACAGAGTTGTACTCAAAGAAGGTTCACACCAGAAAATGTGACAAAAATATACGACCACAGGTAAACCAGAGTTTATAAGGAGATTGTGAACACATTATGATGTTTAACACTtttatagacatgttttttttttacaaggcaatatgaaaacacacacaggcacacacacacacaaataaaaagGCCTGACAATAATATTGAGATGTATTTCCATAGTGTCTAAAAGCAATTATCCATACTTATCTATACTCAAGTCTACATATACATTCTAAAAATACTTATTCCATCACTTCTGTGCCTATTAACACTGTCTATCCACCATTTATCATTCATCTTTGAAGCATGCAGCCTGTTAGTTTGCACATTGAAATTTTTTTAAAGGCATAAGAttgatttaattgttttaattgttgAGAAAAAAACTTTTTTGATATATAATccagttttgtttttataattcaAGTGAAGAAATACATAGTTCAAATGACaattatgttttaaataaaaataaaaccagATCAGTTATTAGAATATGTGTGGACATTTCATAAAAGAGTAAAGCAGAGGGCATCGTTATTATGTAAAATAATACAGTGTTTTTCAGACCTGAATCACCCTACTTTTAAACACCTGATCATtgcaaaaatagttttttggcaCTTTTTCTTTGTGAGGCACCAGCAAGTAAACAATTTCGGTCAGACAAGTAAAAGCAGAGACTCCACAAATGTTTGACTTACACGCTGCCTGAGAAGACTCTGAATTTACCGATTTATATCATGTTCTCTTGAATTTAGATATGTTATTATATAATGTTTGTAACCTTCAAAGTGTATGCAACACTGTATGGCGTTGTATAGATTTGACATATGAATAAATGTGCAGTGgaagatttttaaatgtttttataatGTGAACTTTACTTCTTCTTTACACTTGTTGGTGGGCTAAAGGCATTGGTGATCCTGTGATATATTACAAGGTCGGCAGGAACCTAAGAGTCAAATATCAAGCAAATATCTACACACATACCTTTCTAACGCTGGTGGCTAACACATCACTATTGTAacagaaacatttaaatattccaCATGCCAATCGTTTTCCTTATACAGCTGTCATCACTGAAAAAAGTGAATATTACATTACACTttcttattctttttttttagacAGGGTAGGGTTGTTATGCTACATGACATTGATAGTAAGTGTGTTTTTAAGGGTACTAATCCTGACCCTGTTTCCAGGCTTAAATGCTTTTTCAGTCAATAAACTGTTTGTGGATACAATTAATAGAGAAATGGACACAAACCTAATCAAATTATTGGCTAGCATAACGTCATAATACCGTAAAGAATATAAAAATACTAGATGAGCAATGGcacttcctgcctgtctgtgtTAGAGAAATGTTGTTAGGTCTCTGTTTTCACGATAATTTTGCTCGAACATTTAACTGACAAATAATAAGTAACAAACAAATATTGTACATAAATCCAGtcatgcatgcatgcatacaGTACATGCATACAGCACATACTGCTCAACACTTGTGTGGTGAATGCCTCTTCAGTCGCTGGGCGTGTAGCCGGGAGGTTTAATGGATGAAGGGCATTCGCTCCTTGCTGTCGTTGTCTCCCTCtggctcctcttcctcctctccagcCTCACTGGTCTCTGTGCTGTCACTGGCCATCTAGTGGTAAGATATTATTCAGCTGTCATTACTAAGCTACCATTCAGAGAAACAGAGGTGAAAACAAATGAAAGATGACATCAAACAGTACAGTCAATAAGTAAATACTTATAGTAACGGGCAACTGTTTACAGGGTCTATGCTCTTCATATGATCAGGTCGATACATATTAGAGTTTCTAGGTTTAATATTGAGACCACCATAGAAACAGATAGAGGAAATCCCACACACTGCCTCGTTCTGACACTGACCAGTCCTACAAAATATGCTGTAGGCTTTAGAAATGTCAGATGTGACTATTGAAAAACAACCAACATATTGGTATGTTTACATTGGCTGAAAATGCGTTTTGAATAAATCTGTATTTAAAATTAGCACTACATTGGCCAAATGAATAAGATCAGGTAGAAATGCAAGGAATCTTTCTTCCAATAACTTGTTGGAAGTCATCCAAACTAGTTTTATAATATGCATACTTTTACCAATTTACCAATCTGCCAATTTATTTCCATCTTCTTCCTCTCTGCTCTTCCTCCTGTCAGTCATGTACCCTTGAATATAAATGTGATATAATAATTACATGATCAAattagttttttattttatatttctaaCTGTCTCATAAGTCTTTGCTTGTATCTTGTAATGATACTAAAAATAGAAGCTAAAAGCTGTTACTTTACATAATACTTTAATAATGTTAAATGTTCAATTTATAGTATTTATACTATTGCATACACACATTGCATTTGATCAGCCACTTTTTGGGTGTGTGTCATTCTGTACTCGTCCTGTAGGGGATGTTAGAGCAACTGGTTTCAGCTGGCAGACTTCTCTTTGGTGGACAATTTCCATTAATGTACACAATACACTAATTACTTTACTATCCACAGCCCATACTTTATTTACTTGATTCATTAATTtgaataaataatatattttgttTAAATGCCATCATGTTGATTAATTTTCTATTTATGTAGGAATGTATTTCTAAGATAAGATCAATCCACATTTATGAATGGAGCCCCTTCTATTGATGTTTGTTTTCCGATAACtttagaaaagaaaaaacacattcaaatgtTACCAGAGGGGTGGGAGACTTCTCGACATCCAGAATGAGTTTTCCTACGTTGCCTCTGTCATGAATTCTCTGCATGGCCTCTTTTACCTGAgaataaaacacaacatttaactTACATTGTGTTGAacaaacaaatatattaaaataacctAAAATGTAACATTACACATTAGGGCAGACACTTTGTTTTCTTTCAGAAATAAATCATAAAAATATGGACATTACAGATTGACTCATCAAGTATTTCATACTAACAAAAGAGAGAGAAGCACTTAAAACCTAGGAAAGTGCAATTAGACTTCCTGGTCTGTAGCCTATAGAAACATCCGTCAACAATATGTTTTATGAGCTGACATTTTGCTTTGTTATCTGACCAGTTAACGTCAGCTTTACAACATTTGAGCTACTGTCCATAATTGTCAATCACCTGCAGTTTTATTACTACATGCTGAGTGGTGGAAGAATAGCAGAAGAGGGACAAGTGCTTTATGCTTTTCTCCATCTCATCAATACATCGCAGATTTAATGCTTCAAAATGTGGTAGAGTATTAAAGCATATCACAACAAATGTTTATCAAAATGGTTATTCTGGAATTATAAAGAACCAACAATGACTTAAACTTCAACTGGAACAGGTTTTGTCCTTAGGTTTTCCAATTTTTCACAACATTACAATCCATCTGTGGCCATTGCCCAAAAAACACTACTAACATTTATGAAAAGCTAGCAGACTTGACCTTTTTTTATCCACATCTGACAAAAACACCTCGCAGGTCAGAACTTGTTAAATTAAACATCATCGCAAGCTTGTCCGACTCAATTAGGTAGAAAAATAATTCACACACCAAACCATTACTCAGTATGTCATATCTTATTTTCTCATTACAATCCACACAAAGAAACAACTGAATGTGCCTTTTTCTCTGGAAGCCATTGTTTCACAAGCATTCATTTACTCATTTACTAAAAAAGAAAGCAGAAATCAAGCCAAGAGCAGAAATAGGTCACAAACATGTCCCACATTGGCTGTCAGTTAGCAAGAGAGGGTGAGAACCACTTCATTGTAGGTTTTAATATGGCATTCCTGCATGGTACAAAAAAGAGAGATACTGTATGAAGGCTCACTTTtatcttttttatattttacgGTTTTGACCTTGGGAAACCCAGGTGAAAAAAACGGATTCAGTCTTTCTCAACTCAGTTTTTCTGTTTTGGTCTCGAACATTCTCTAACTTTTTGTTTGAGGATAAACAAGTTGCCGTGTAAACTAACACCCTCCGAATTCTAGGTCTAGGCAAATGAATACATGAGGCAGGAGGTGACCCTGATACTGCAGCCCACGCCATCCTCCCCTTAATGACATTCTTCATGGGCCATGGTTCCAGTGAATGGCTGACAAATCTGCCAAGGTTTAATGACAATCAGTACTGAGGGAGTTTCCCATGAGAAATAAAAAATTGTAATTTCATCAACATGTTCTTCCTCTGAAGTTCAAAAAGACTTATTATTAACCTATTTTAATTGATAACCTGCACCTCATTACTTTCA of Pseudochaenichthys georgianus chromosome 3, fPseGeo1.2, whole genome shotgun sequence contains these proteins:
- the clec3a gene encoding tetranectin-like protein; its protein translation is MARLAILVLLVLCLSLIHFSSSRPSRTRKAVSPRQSGAAEEDDVKSQLERLWQEVNLLKEIQALQTVCLRGIKAYNKCYLTVEEPKHYHDANEDCIAQGGTLATPRDLMENNELRDYAKRSAPGSKDFWIGVADIVKEGQYVDVNSLPVSYLNWDRSKKQPTGTKRESCVALSVAAQGKWSDEVCRSLKNYICEYVIP